Genomic window (Gemmatimonadota bacterium):
CCGGGCCCGGCTGGACGGGGTCGTGGAGGAACCCGAGCCGGATTCGGATGAACTGGTCCGCCGCTATGCGCGATTACTCGGCCGTAAGCGGGCGCAAGCCTTCGAGGCGTTGATTGGAAGGATCCCCGTCCACCAGGAATCGTTCCGGAGAAGCTGGGTCATGCGTGTGGGAGAACTGATCGCCTTCCAGGACGCCAGGCTCGCAGAGCGGTTCGCCGACCGGATCGCACGGGTCTACAATGGGGATAAGCGAACCGGCGGACCGGACCGCGAATACCTGCTCACCACGCACGCGGCTTTCATGTTGCACAAGCTCATGGCCTACAAGGACGAGTACGAGGTGGCCCGGCTGCTGACCGACCCGTCCGAACCCGGTGTCGCGGAACGGTTCGATGGTCCGGTCAGGGTTTCCTACCATCTGCACCCGCCGCTGCTGCGGGCGTGGGGACTCGACCGCAAGCTGCGGCTGGGACCCTGGTTCAGGCCCTTTCTACGGATAATGGCCCGATGCAGATTCCTTCGGGGAACGCCCTTCGACCCCTTCGGATACACCGCGGCCCGGCGGGAGGAACGTGCGCTCGTAACCTGGTACGCATCCCTGCTGGACCAGGCCCTCGCCGTACTCACTCCTGAAAACTACCCCGAGGTATCGGAACTGTTGCGACTGCCGGACGAGATCCGCGGGTACGAGCATGTCAAGCACCGCTCGGTGCTCAGGGTGAAGAAGAAGGCCGCCGAAATGCTTGAAACCCTCCTGCAAGGCGCGGCATCGCGCCCGGTCCGCAACCGTTAAAGCCCGCTAAGGCCCTTCAAGGCCGGACAGCCATCAGAGATGCAACCAGGGAAGATGCAAATGAATGGCCGTAGTTCGCCCGCGCCGGGCAGGTTCCACGACCTGGACGCGCTGCGCGCATTCGCCATGTTGCTCGGCATCGTGCTGCATACCTGCCTCTTCCTCATGCCCGTCGACGACTGGCCGATCCAGGACAGGTGGGCGGACTCCCACGATTTGGAGAACAATCCCTACGCGTTTTTTTTCGGCGTCATTCACGGTTTTCGCATGCCGATCTTCTACCTGATCAGCGGCTTCTTCACCGCCATGCTCTGGCAGTCCCGGGGCCTGGACGGCCTGGCGCGCCACCGCCTGCACCGAATCGGACTCCCCCTGCTGGCGGGAATGTTGACGATCATCCCGGCGACGAACGCGTTCTTCATTCCCGTGACGCCCCTGACGTGGATGTATTCCTGGCTGTCCAGCCTTGCCCACCTCTGGTTCCTGTGGTACCTGGTCCTCATGACGGCGGTCTTCATCGCCTGCGCGAGGCTCGGCCTGCGGTTCCGCCATCCGGCCTGGTGGCTGCTCCTACCGGCCAGCATCCTTCCACAGTACCTGATGCGGGAGGGCATGATCGGCGCGGACGGATCGGCGGACTTGATCCCGATCCCCCACGTGTTCGGCTATTACCTGGTCTTCTATCTGTTCGGCGCGTTCTTCTACCAGAAGCGTATCGAAGTGCAAAGGTGGTGGTCCACGGGCCTGGCGCCGGCCACTCTGGTGGCGATGCCCGCGGGGTACCTCCTGCTGGATCCCGAATCATTGGGGTTGGCGCCGTCGAATGCCGTCAGGTGGACCGCCGCGGTAATCGGCGCAGTCTATACCTGGCTGGCCTGTTTCGGTTTGTTGGGGCTGTTTCGGTGGATCGCGTCGAAGCAAAGATACTGGATCCGCTACGTCTCGGACGCGTCATATTGGCTGTACCTGGGCCATTTGCCGCTCGTACTCGGTGGACAGGCGTTGGCCGTGTCCTGGCCCTTCAGCGTGCATCTCAAGTTCACGCTGATCTGCGTCGCGGTTACCGGCATCCTGCTGGCGACCTATCAACTGGGCGTACGGTACACTTTTGTCGGTAGGGTGCTGAACGGCCCCCGCGTCCGTCATTAGCCAGACAAGGCGCCGATACGTTCGGCATTCGTCACGCCGGGCCGGACAGATCACCAGGGATCGGGGATAAGCGGTCTCGAGGCCGGACCCGGGGTTACCCCGGGTGTGATCGCCCGGCCTCTAAAACCGTCACTTCACAGGATGGATATGTGGCGTAGGGTGGTCGGCGCCGTCAGCTGCTGACCAAAACCTTCTTCAACGCGGCGATGAAGGCCTCGTTCTCTGCCTGCAGGCCGGCGGTTACGCGCAGCCAGTTGTTCATCCGCCAGCGGCGCTTGCCGTTGCCCACGAGCACGTTGTACTCTTCGAACAGCTTCCGGGTGACCTCGTCGGCGTCCGTGCGCACGTTCACCAGCATGAAGCTGGACTGGCTGGGCACGTACTCGAGTCCCATCTCCTCGAACTGGCCGGTGAGATAGTCATGCCCGGCCCAGGCCGCCGCTCTCGCCCGGTCCTGGTAGTCCTGATCCTCTATGCAGGCCTCCGCGGCGACCACGGAGAGCGAGCTGACCCGCCCGCCCTTGTTGTCTTCGAGCTTCTCGATGACATGGGGCCGGGCCAGGCCGTATCCGATACGCAGGCCCGCCATGCCCATGATCTTAGAGAAGGTGCGGGTTACGATGACGTTCTCGTGGTCCAGGATGAGCGGCGCGGCGCCGATGCGGTCCTCCGGGTTCCGGGCGAACTCGATATAGGCCTCGTCGACGAAGACCATGACGTCGGAGGGGATGTCGCTGACGAACTTCTTGAGGTCGTCGAACGGCGCGATGATGCCCGTCGGATTGCCCGGAGACGTGATGACGACGACGCGCGTGTCCTCGGTTATGGCCGCCTTCATGGCGTCGAGATCCTGGTGGAAGTCCGGAGTCGTGCGGACCAGGCGTGCCCGGGCGCCGTAATTCCGGGCCGTACGGACCACGCCGCCGTAACCGGGCGCCGCCTCGATCATCTGGCCGCCGTCGCGCAGGTAGGCCGAAGCGATGGCGAAGAGCACTTCCGATGACCCGCACCCGAGGGTCACCCAGGGCTCGGCCCGGTCTTCGTTGTTGTTCGAAGGTATGACGACCGGCAGTCCGTGGCGTTCAGCGATCTGGCCGTAGAGCCCACGGCCGCGATAGTACCGGTTGAACTTGTAGACGTACTGCATGATCGCCTCGACGGCACGGGGCGACGGACCGATCGGGTTCTCGTTGCTGCTCAGTCGGATGAATCCCTCGGGGACCCCCCAGCCCCGCACGGGCCGGACGCGGGGTCCCGCCACTATCTGCGCCGCGGCTTCGTAGCTGCCCAGGGAAGCCACCCCGGCGCCCACCGCGAGCCCCTTGAGGAACTTGCGCCTTGTGAACCCGGGAGCCGCCAGGTTCATCGCCTTTATCATGTTCGACATCACACCGTCCTTTGATCAGGTACTCGAATCGATCGTACGAACGATCAACTGCTTACCAGCACCTTCCTCAGCGCTGCCATGAAGGCCTCGTTCTCTTCCATCAGGCCGGAAGTGACCCGCAGCCACGTATCCATTTCCCAGCGGCGCTTTCCGTTGCCGACCATAACGTTGTATTCTTCCCTCAACTTGCGAACGACTTCATCCGCATCCTTATGCACGTTGATCAGCATGAAACTGGACTGGCTGGGCACGTACTCGATGCCCATTTCGTCGAAATTGCTGGCAAAGTACTCCTGGCCTTCCCAGGTCACCTTCCGTGCGCGGTCCTGGTAGTCATGATCCTCGATCCCTGCCGCCGCGGCATTGGTCGAAAGCATGCTGGGCCGCCCGCCCTTGTTCTGGTTCAGCTTCTCGATGACTTCGGGGCGCGCCAGGCCGTAGCCGACGCCGAGTCCCGCCATGCCCATGATCTTGGAGAACGTACGGGCCACGATCACGTTTTCATGGTCCAGGATCAGCGGCGCGGCGCCGATCCGGTCTTCGGGATTTTTCGAAAACTCGATGTAGGCCTCGTCCACGAAGACGATCACGTCCGACGGGACCTCCTGAACGAACTTCCTCACGGCATCCGGTGGGACGAGCACGCCGGTCGGGTTGCCCGGGTTCGTGATGACCACCACCCTGGTTTTTTCGGATATGGCGGCCTTCATAGCATCGAGGTCCTGCTGGAAGCCGGTGGTCAGGGGGACCCACTTCACCGTGCCGCCATTGGGTTCCGCGACACGGAATACGCCGGCGTAGCCTGGCGTGGCCTCGACCATTTCAGCCCCGTCACGGAGATAGGCGGAAGCGACGGCGTACAGCACCTCCGAAGATCCGCAGCCCAGGGTGACCCAGGCACCGGGCGGCGTGAAG
Coding sequences:
- a CDS encoding acyltransferase family protein, giving the protein MQPGKMQMNGRSSPAPGRFHDLDALRAFAMLLGIVLHTCLFLMPVDDWPIQDRWADSHDLENNPYAFFFGVIHGFRMPIFYLISGFFTAMLWQSRGLDGLARHRLHRIGLPLLAGMLTIIPATNAFFIPVTPLTWMYSWLSSLAHLWFLWYLVLMTAVFIACARLGLRFRHPAWWLLLPASILPQYLMREGMIGADGSADLIPIPHVFGYYLVFYLFGAFFYQKRIEVQRWWSTGLAPATLVAMPAGYLLLDPESLGLAPSNAVRWTAAVIGAVYTWLACFGLLGLFRWIASKQRYWIRYVSDASYWLYLGHLPLVLGGQALAVSWPFSVHLKFTLICVAVTGILLATYQLGVRYTFVGRVLNGPRVRH
- a CDS encoding aminotransferase class I/II-fold pyridoxal phosphate-dependent enzyme, translating into MSNMIKAMNLAAPGFTRRKFLKGLAVGAGVASLGSYEAAAQIVAGPRVRPVRGWGVPEGFIRLSSNENPIGPSPRAVEAIMQYVYKFNRYYRGRGLYGQIAERHGLPVVIPSNNNEDRAEPWVTLGCGSSEVLFAIASAYLRDGGQMIEAAPGYGGVVRTARNYGARARLVRTTPDFHQDLDAMKAAITEDTRVVVITSPGNPTGIIAPFDDLKKFVSDIPSDVMVFVDEAYIEFARNPEDRIGAAPLILDHENVIVTRTFSKIMGMAGLRIGYGLARPHVIEKLEDNKGGRVSSLSVVAAEACIEDQDYQDRARAAAWAGHDYLTGQFEEMGLEYVPSQSSFMLVNVRTDADEVTRKLFEEYNVLVGNGKRRWRMNNWLRVTAGLQAENEAFIAALKKVLVSS
- a CDS encoding aminotransferase class I/II-fold pyridoxal phosphate-dependent enzyme; this encodes MVDRADRIEEAPSGFSRRGFLRGMMVGAGALSLGSYEAVAQMISGPNARPVRGWGVPEGLVRLSGNEMPIGPSPRAVEAVLENVYSFNRYNRNRDIYASIAERHGLPVVEWAPNSFTPPGAWVTLGCGSSEVLYAVASAYLRDGAEMVEATPGYAGVFRVAEPNGGTVKWVPLTTGFQQDLDAMKAAISEKTRVVVITNPGNPTGVLVPPDAVRKFVQEVPSDVIVFVDEAYIEFSKNPEDRIGAAPLILDHENVIVARTFSKIMGMAGLGVGYGLARPEVIEKLNQNKGGRPSMLSTNAAAAGIEDHDYQDRARKVTWEGQEYFASNFDEMGIEYVPSQSSFMLINVHKDADEVVRKLREEYNVMVGNGKRRWEMDTWLRVTSGLMEENEAFMAALRKVLVSS